The Streptomyces sp. V3I7 genome segment GACATCACCGAGGATCAGCGGCTTCACGACCGGTACTGGGAGCAGATTCCGGTCGTTCTGGTCGATGGCGAACAGCACACTTTCTGGCGCGTGAACGAGGAAAGACTGCGGAAGGCGCTCGTCGAAGGCTGATAGATCACACTTATTGACTGAAAAGTCGCTTAGGATCGAGCGGTCTTGGTTTCTGGGGGGCAGGAATCGTTGAGGAGTGTGTGCGGTTTTGGCCCCTTCGTCAGGGGAGCGTCGGCGCCTGCGCGCCCGCTCCATACGGCCGCGCCAGGGGTGCGTGACCCCGGTCACTTTGACCGGTCAAAACGGACACCATCTTTGTGCACGCGTTCACAAAGACATAGCCTGCTGTCGACGGGGCGGTCTGGGCTCATGTGACCGCCTTCAGCCCCGCTCTACCCGCAGGAGCACCGTGGCAACTGGCCGAACTCACCGACCGGCGACCCGCAGCCGAGGGATTCCCGAGGCCACCGTCGCCCGGCTTCCGCTGTACCTCCGGGCCCTGACCGCGCTGTCCGAGCGCTCGGTGCCCACGGTCTCCTCCGAGGAACTGGCCGCCGCGGCGGGCGTCAACTCCGCGAAGCTGCGCAAGGACTTCTCCTACCTCGGCTCCTACGGAACCCGCGGTGTCGGCTACGACGTCGAGTACCTCGTCTACCAGATCTCCCGTGAACTGGGTCTGACCCAGGACTGGCCGGTCGTCATCGTCGGTATCGGCAACCTCGGTGCGGCGCTGGCCAATTACGGCGGATTCGCCTCCCGTGGCTTCCGGGTCGCCGCGCTCATCGACGCCGACCCCCAGCTCGCGGGCAAGCCGGTCGCCGGCATCCCCGTCCAGCACGCCGACGAGCTCGAGGGCATCGTCAAGGACAACGGCGTCTCGATCGGCGTGATCGCCACTCCCGCGGGCGCCGCCCAGCAGGTGTGCGACCGCTTGGTCGCCGCCGGGGTCACCTCCATCCTGAACTTCGCGCCGACCGTGCTGACCGTCCCGGACGGCGTCGACGTGCGCAAGGTGGACCTCTCCATCGAGCTGCAGATCCTCGCCTTCCACGAGCAGCGCAAGGCCGGCGAGGAGGGCGCCGCCGGCGGTGGCACCCCCGCCGCCGCCCGCAGGGAGCCCGCCGAGCAGGGGCCGGACGGGGACGTACCCGCCGTGATGCCGGCATGAGTCTCCTCGTCGTGGGGCTGAGCCACCGCAGCGCCCCGGTCAGCGTCCTGGAGCGGGCCGCGCTCTGCGCGGACGACGCCACCAAGCTGCTCCAGGACACGGTCGCCGCCGAGCCGGCCGCCGAGGCCACGGTGCTCGCCACCTGCAACCGCATCGAGCTGTACGCCGACGTCGACAAGTTCCACGCCGGTGTCGCCGAGCTGTCCACGCTGCTCGCCCAGCACAGCGGCGTCGGCCTGGAGGAGCTCACCCCGTACCTCTACGTGCACTACGAGGACCGGGCCGTCCACCACCTCTTCTCGGTGGCCTGCGGACTGGACTCGATGGTCGTCGGCGAGGGCCAGATCCTCGGCCAGATCAAGGACTCCCTGGCCCGCGCCCAGGAGCTGCACACCGCCGGACGGCTGCTGAACGACCTGTTCCAGCAGGCCCTGCGGGTCGGCAAGCGCGCCCACTCCGAGACCGGCATCGACCGCGCCGGGCAGTCCCTGGTCACCTTCGGTCTGGAGCAGCTGGCCGCGTCCGCGGACGTGCCGGGCTGGGCCGGGGGCCGCAAGGCGCTGGTGATCGGCGCCGGCTCGATGTCGTCGCTGGCCGCGGCCACGCTGGCGCGTGCCGGTGTCGCCGAGGTCGTCGTCGCCAACCGCACCTACGAGCGCGCCGAGCGGCTCGCCGGGATCCTGACCGAGGCCGAGGACAACGCGGTGACCGCCCGCGCGGTACGGATGGACGCCGTGCCGGACGAGCTGACACGTGCCGACGTCGTCGTCTCCTGCACCGGCGCGACCGGCCTGGTCCTGACGGCCGAGGCCGTCGCCCAGGCCGTCGAGGGCCGTACCGGGCAGCCCGTCGCCGAGGCCGCTCCCGTGGCCGCGAAGCCGGAGACCCCGCACGCCGCCCCCGCCGAGGAGAACTGCCCCCTCGACCTGTCCACCGTGCAGGGCTCCACCGGCTTCTCCGTGATGGGGGAGGCCGCCGTGGCCGGCATGGACGCGGCCACCCTGGAGCAGCACGCGGCCTGGGTCGCGGGCGGCACGCTCGACCGGCGTGAGACGGGGCGCCGTACGCCCGAGACCGACGCCGAGGTGATCGGCGCGCTCGCCGCGACCGCGGCCACCGCCGGCCGTGTCCCCGAGCGCCGCAAGCCCGAGCCGGTGGCGGGGATCCCGCGTCCGGCCCCGGCCGTCTTCCTCCTCGACCTCGCCATGCCCCGCGACATCGACGCGGCCGTGCACCGGCTGGCCGGGGTGCGGCTGGTGGACATCGAGTCGCTGGCCGAGGCCTCCGCGGACGCGCCGATGGCGGCCGACGTCGACGAGGTCCGGCGCATCGTCGCCGACGAGGTCGCGGCCTTCGGGGCGGCCCAGCGGGCGGCGCACATCACGCCGACCGTGGTCGCGCTGCGCACCATGGCCGCCGATGTCGTCGCCGGCGAGATCGCGCGCCTCGACGGGCGGCTGCCCGACCTGGACGCGCGCCAGCGCGGCGAGATCCGCCAGGCGGTGCACCGCGTCGTGGACAAGCTGCTGCACGCGCCGACCGTGCGGGTCAAGCAGCTCGCCGCCGAGCCCGGCGGCGCCGGGTACGCGGACGCGCTGCGCACCCTTTTCGACCTCGACCCCGAGACGGTGGCCTCCGTCTCCCGGGCCGGCAACGACCCCCAGAACAACGGCAAGAACCGAGGGCCAGCATGAGTACCACCCGTGAGCCCCTGAGGCTCGGGACCAGGCGGAGCAAGCTCGCCATGGCCCAGTCCGGGCAAGTGGCGGACGCCGTGAGCCGGGTGACCGGCCGGCCCGTCGAGCTGGTCGAGATCACGACGTACGGCGACACGTCCCGCGAGAACCTCGCGCAGATCGGCGGCACGGGCGTGTTCGTCACGGCGCTGCGTGACGCGCTGCTGCGCGGCGAGATCGA includes the following:
- a CDS encoding redox-sensing transcriptional repressor Rex, with protein sequence MATGRTHRPATRSRGIPEATVARLPLYLRALTALSERSVPTVSSEELAAAAGVNSAKLRKDFSYLGSYGTRGVGYDVEYLVYQISRELGLTQDWPVVIVGIGNLGAALANYGGFASRGFRVAALIDADPQLAGKPVAGIPVQHADELEGIVKDNGVSIGVIATPAGAAQQVCDRLVAAGVTSILNFAPTVLTVPDGVDVRKVDLSIELQILAFHEQRKAGEEGAAGGGTPAAARREPAEQGPDGDVPAVMPA
- a CDS encoding glutamyl-tRNA reductase — its product is MSLLVVGLSHRSAPVSVLERAALCADDATKLLQDTVAAEPAAEATVLATCNRIELYADVDKFHAGVAELSTLLAQHSGVGLEELTPYLYVHYEDRAVHHLFSVACGLDSMVVGEGQILGQIKDSLARAQELHTAGRLLNDLFQQALRVGKRAHSETGIDRAGQSLVTFGLEQLAASADVPGWAGGRKALVIGAGSMSSLAAATLARAGVAEVVVANRTYERAERLAGILTEAEDNAVTARAVRMDAVPDELTRADVVVSCTGATGLVLTAEAVAQAVEGRTGQPVAEAAPVAAKPETPHAAPAEENCPLDLSTVQGSTGFSVMGEAAVAGMDAATLEQHAAWVAGGTLDRRETGRRTPETDAEVIGALAATAATAGRVPERRKPEPVAGIPRPAPAVFLLDLAMPRDIDAAVHRLAGVRLVDIESLAEASADAPMAADVDEVRRIVADEVAAFGAAQRAAHITPTVVALRTMAADVVAGEIARLDGRLPDLDARQRGEIRQAVHRVVDKLLHAPTVRVKQLAAEPGGAGYADALRTLFDLDPETVASVSRAGNDPQNNGKNRGPA